A region of Streptomyces deccanensis DNA encodes the following proteins:
- a CDS encoding beta-galactosidase, producing MPETTPTGLTRLAFGGDYNPEQWPETVWHEDVRLMREAGVTMVSVGIFSWALLETSRGVYDFGWLDRLLDLLHENGIRVDLGTPTVVPPVWFYREHPEALPVAADGTRYEFGSRGAICHSNTDYRAAAANITTKLAERYADHPALALWHVHNEYGVPVSACYCDSCAAHFRRWLERTYGDVAALNEAWGTAFWGQHYTDFAQINPPRVTPTVGNPGQALDYKRFADETIRENFVAERDILHRLAPGIPVTTNFMTALSQCDSMDYWAWGREVDLVTNDHYLITDGRRTHVNLAMAADLTRSVGAGAPWLLLEHSTSGINWQARNPAKAPGQMARNSLAHVARGSEGAMFFQWRQSRRGAEKFHSAMLPQAGTESRVWREVVELGASLDSLSQIRGSRTVADVAVLWDWHSWWAQNLAWRPSEDHEARERADAFYEALYDRHLTVDFAHPEADLSAYPLVVVPALYLMTEAAGDNLKAYVENGGTLVVSYFSGIVDEHDAVHEGPYPGALRDVLGLTVEEFSPLLGGESVRITGPDGSELTGDVWTEFVVTRGAEPVWTYADGLAADRPAVTRHRLGEGSAWYVSTRLDAHGLDALLGWAADDAGIAPRADLPRDVEVVRRAGESGDFLFAINHTAVDTKVPLDTAGTELLTGERAAGHLGVPAGAVRVVRLDT from the coding sequence ATGCCGGAGACCACCCCCACGGGCCTGACCAGGCTCGCCTTCGGTGGGGACTACAACCCCGAGCAGTGGCCGGAAACCGTCTGGCACGAGGACGTCCGGCTGATGCGCGAGGCCGGCGTCACGATGGTGAGTGTCGGCATCTTCTCCTGGGCCCTGCTGGAGACCTCACGAGGTGTCTACGACTTCGGATGGCTCGACCGCCTGCTCGACCTGCTCCACGAGAACGGCATCCGCGTCGACCTCGGCACCCCCACGGTCGTCCCGCCGGTCTGGTTCTACCGCGAGCACCCCGAGGCCCTGCCCGTCGCCGCCGACGGCACCCGCTACGAGTTCGGCTCGCGCGGCGCCATCTGCCACAGCAACACCGACTACCGGGCCGCCGCCGCGAACATCACCACGAAGCTCGCCGAGCGCTACGCCGACCACCCGGCGCTCGCCCTGTGGCACGTCCACAACGAGTACGGCGTCCCCGTCTCCGCCTGCTACTGCGACTCCTGCGCCGCGCACTTCCGCCGCTGGCTGGAGCGGACCTACGGCGACGTCGCGGCGCTCAACGAGGCCTGGGGCACCGCCTTCTGGGGCCAGCACTACACCGACTTCGCGCAGATCAACCCACCCCGCGTGACCCCCACGGTCGGCAACCCGGGCCAGGCACTCGACTACAAGCGGTTCGCCGACGAGACCATCCGCGAGAACTTCGTCGCCGAGCGGGACATCCTGCACCGCCTCGCCCCCGGCATCCCGGTCACCACCAACTTCATGACCGCGCTCAGCCAGTGCGACTCCATGGACTACTGGGCCTGGGGCCGCGAGGTCGACCTCGTCACCAACGACCACTACCTGATCACCGACGGCCGCCGCACCCACGTCAACCTCGCCATGGCCGCCGACCTCACCCGCTCGGTCGGCGCCGGCGCCCCCTGGCTGCTCCTGGAGCACTCCACCTCGGGCATCAACTGGCAGGCCCGCAACCCCGCCAAGGCCCCCGGCCAGATGGCCCGCAACTCCCTCGCCCACGTGGCGCGCGGCTCGGAGGGCGCCATGTTCTTCCAGTGGCGGCAGTCCCGGCGCGGCGCCGAGAAGTTCCACTCCGCGATGCTGCCGCAGGCCGGCACCGAGTCACGCGTGTGGCGCGAGGTCGTCGAACTGGGCGCGTCCCTGGACTCCCTCAGCCAGATCCGCGGCTCCCGGACCGTCGCCGACGTGGCCGTCCTCTGGGACTGGCACTCCTGGTGGGCGCAGAACCTCGCCTGGCGCCCCAGCGAGGACCACGAGGCCCGCGAACGCGCCGACGCCTTCTACGAGGCCCTCTACGACCGCCACCTCACCGTCGACTTCGCCCACCCGGAAGCCGACTTGTCGGCCTATCCCCTTGTCGTCGTCCCCGCGCTGTACCTGATGACCGAAGCCGCCGGGGACAACCTCAAGGCGTACGTCGAGAACGGCGGCACCCTCGTCGTCTCCTACTTCTCCGGCATCGTCGACGAGCACGACGCCGTCCACGAAGGCCCCTACCCCGGAGCCCTGCGGGACGTACTGGGCCTGACCGTCGAGGAGTTCTCACCGCTGCTTGGCGGGGAGAGCGTCCGCATCACCGGCCCCGACGGCTCCGAACTCACCGGTGACGTGTGGACCGAGTTCGTGGTGACGCGCGGCGCCGAGCCCGTGTGGACCTACGCCGACGGACTCGCCGCCGACCGGCCCGCCGTCACCCGGCACCGGCTCGGCGAGGGCTCCGCCTGGTACGTGTCGACCCGCCTCGACGCGCACGGCCTCGACGCCCTCCTCGGCTGGGCCGCCGACGACGCGGGCATCGCCCCCCGCGCCGACCTGCCGCGCGACGTCGAAGTGGTGCGCCGAGCGGGCGAGTCGGGCGACTTCCTCTTCGCGATCAACCACACCGCGGTCGACACGAAGGTGCCGCTGGACACGGCCGGCACGGAGTTGTTGACCGGCGAACGAGCGGCGGGCCACCTGGGCGTGCCCGCCGGTGCCGTCAGGGTCGTACGACTCGACACCTGA
- a CDS encoding extracellular solute-binding protein — protein sequence MPNITKHRRFVATAVAVTLGATTLAACGGSDDESETQSGPAKLTYWTWTPGMDKVVDLWNKGPGKEQQITVTVKKQASGDTLVTKILTAHKAGKGPDLVQAEYQALPTLVSNDAVADIAGEAGDAKDKFADGVWQQTTLGSDAVYAIPQDIGPMMFYYREDLFKKYDLEVPKTWDEFAETARKLKKADADVDLTTFSANDSGLFAGLAQQAGARWWTTEGQKWKVGIDDTATQRVADFWGGLVKEGAIDNQPMYTPAWNKALNTGKQIAWVSAVWAPGTLTTAAPDTQGKWKVAPLPQWSASENTTGSWGGSSTAVTTDSKNKGAAAKFATWLNTDPEALTALAKEGGIYPAATTAQTSDAFAEPPAFFSNQADFYTVASEVAKTTAPSAWGPNVNVAYTTFKDAFGAAAKNKSDFGAALKTMQDDTVADMKKQGFEVAE from the coding sequence ATGCCCAACATCACGAAGCACCGGCGCTTTGTGGCCACCGCCGTCGCCGTCACGCTCGGCGCCACCACGCTCGCCGCCTGCGGCGGGTCCGACGACGAGAGCGAGACCCAGTCGGGGCCGGCGAAGCTCACGTACTGGACCTGGACGCCGGGCATGGACAAGGTCGTGGACCTGTGGAACAAGGGTCCCGGCAAGGAGCAGCAGATCACCGTCACGGTGAAGAAGCAGGCCTCCGGCGACACCCTGGTCACCAAGATCCTCACCGCGCACAAGGCGGGCAAGGGCCCGGACCTGGTGCAGGCCGAGTACCAGGCGCTGCCGACCCTGGTCAGCAATGACGCGGTCGCCGACATCGCGGGCGAGGCGGGCGACGCGAAGGACAAGTTCGCGGACGGTGTCTGGCAGCAGACCACGCTGGGCTCGGACGCCGTGTACGCGATACCGCAGGACATCGGGCCGATGATGTTCTACTACCGCGAGGACCTCTTCAAGAAGTACGACCTCGAAGTCCCCAAGACCTGGGACGAGTTCGCCGAGACCGCGCGCAAGCTGAAGAAGGCGGACGCGGACGTCGACCTCACCACCTTCTCCGCCAACGACTCCGGTCTCTTCGCCGGTCTCGCCCAGCAGGCGGGCGCCCGGTGGTGGACCACCGAGGGCCAGAAGTGGAAGGTCGGCATCGACGACACCGCGACGCAGCGGGTCGCCGACTTCTGGGGCGGCCTGGTCAAGGAGGGCGCCATCGACAACCAGCCGATGTACACGCCGGCCTGGAACAAGGCGCTCAACACCGGCAAGCAGATCGCCTGGGTCAGCGCCGTGTGGGCGCCGGGCACGCTGACCACGGCCGCGCCCGACACCCAGGGCAAGTGGAAGGTGGCGCCGCTGCCGCAGTGGTCGGCCTCCGAGAACACCACCGGCAGCTGGGGCGGCTCCTCGACGGCCGTCACCACGGACTCCAAGAACAAGGGTGCCGCCGCGAAGTTCGCCACCTGGCTGAACACGGACCCCGAGGCGCTGACCGCGCTGGCGAAGGAGGGCGGCATCTACCCCGCCGCCACCACCGCGCAGACCAGTGACGCGTTCGCCGAGCCGCCGGCCTTCTTCTCCAACCAGGCCGACTTCTACACCGTGGCCTCCGAGGTCGCGAAGACGACCGCGCCCTCCGCGTGGGGCCCGAACGTGAACGTCGCGTACACCACCTTCAAGGACGCGTTCGGCGCCGCCGCGAAGAACAAGTCGGACTTCGGCGCCGCCCTGAAGACGATGCAGGACGACACGGTCGCCGACATGAAGAAGCAGGGCTTCGAGGTCGCGGAGTGA
- a CDS encoding carbohydrate ABC transporter permease, with amino-acid sequence MTSARRRSYGVKGAPYAFLLPATILFALFFALPIGYAVWLSLHKVQVKGLGLGSGARSEVWAGLENYTGALTDPELIDGALRVLGYGAIVVPVMLGLALVFALMLDSDKVRLAPFTRLAIFLPYAVPGVVAALLWGFLYLPDVSPFYFVLEKLGLPQPDLLDGGGLYAALSNIAVWGGTGFNMIVIYTSLQSIPAEVYEAAKLDGATPLQIALRIKIPMVAPSLVLTFFFSIIATLQVFSEPTTLKPLTNSVSTTWSPLMKVHRDAFGEGDIYAAAAGAVIIAVATLVLSFGFLRAANSRQKQEAAR; translated from the coding sequence GTGACCAGCGCACGCCGGAGGTCGTACGGGGTCAAGGGGGCCCCGTACGCCTTCCTCCTCCCCGCGACGATCCTGTTCGCTCTCTTCTTCGCGCTCCCGATCGGCTACGCCGTCTGGCTCAGCCTGCACAAGGTGCAGGTCAAGGGCCTCGGCCTCGGCTCGGGCGCGCGCAGCGAGGTGTGGGCGGGCCTGGAGAACTACACCGGCGCGCTGACCGACCCCGAGCTGATCGACGGCGCCCTGCGCGTCCTCGGCTACGGCGCGATCGTGGTCCCGGTCATGCTCGGTCTGGCCCTGGTCTTCGCCCTGATGCTGGACAGCGACAAGGTGCGCCTGGCCCCGTTCACGCGGCTGGCGATCTTCCTGCCGTACGCCGTCCCGGGCGTCGTGGCGGCCCTGCTCTGGGGCTTCCTCTACCTCCCGGACGTCAGCCCCTTCTACTTCGTGCTGGAGAAGCTGGGGCTGCCGCAGCCGGACCTGCTGGACGGCGGCGGTCTGTACGCGGCGCTGTCGAACATCGCGGTGTGGGGTGGCACCGGCTTCAACATGATCGTCATCTACACCTCGCTCCAGTCGATCCCCGCCGAGGTGTACGAGGCGGCCAAGCTGGACGGCGCGACGCCGCTCCAGATCGCGCTGCGGATCAAGATCCCGATGGTGGCGCCGTCGCTGGTGCTGACCTTCTTCTTCTCGATCATCGCCACGCTCCAGGTGTTCAGCGAGCCCACCACCCTCAAGCCCCTCACCAACTCGGTCTCCACTACGTGGAGTCCGCTGATGAAGGTGCACCGGGACGCGTTCGGCGAGGGCGACATCTACGCGGCGGCCGCCGGCGCGGTGATCATCGCCGTGGCCACCCTGGTCCTCTCCTTCGGCTTCCTGAGGGCCGCGAACTCCCGTCAGAAGCAGGAGGCAGCACGATGA
- a CDS encoding carbohydrate ABC transporter permease: MSSLAVRKAAPAAGTTPGTAQGPPLRRRIALVPTLTLLLGAIYCLLPVAWVLIAATKSGSELFSTFTFLPGTGFADNLSDLNAYRDGVYWQWMGNSALYAGLGAVLSTAVSAISGYALAIYRFKGREAVFNVLMAGVLMPPVILAIPQYLLMAKADLADSYWSVLLPLVLSPYGVYLARIYAAAAVPADVVEAGRMDGASEWRIFTRIALPMMVPGLVTVFLFQFVAVWNNFLLPYIMLSDDEKFPITLGLFTLLEQGSNTPALYTLVITGALLAVIPLIALFLVIQRFWSLDLLSGAVKS, from the coding sequence ATGAGTTCTCTTGCCGTACGCAAGGCCGCCCCGGCGGCCGGCACCACGCCCGGCACCGCCCAGGGCCCGCCGCTGCGCCGCCGCATCGCCCTCGTCCCGACGCTCACCCTGCTGCTGGGCGCGATCTACTGCCTGCTGCCCGTGGCCTGGGTGCTGATCGCGGCCACCAAGTCGGGCAGCGAGCTGTTCTCCACCTTCACCTTCCTGCCGGGCACCGGGTTCGCGGACAACCTGTCCGACCTCAACGCCTACCGGGACGGCGTCTACTGGCAGTGGATGGGCAACTCCGCGCTGTACGCGGGCCTCGGCGCCGTCCTCTCGACGGCCGTCTCCGCGATCAGCGGCTACGCGCTGGCGATCTACCGCTTCAAGGGCCGCGAGGCCGTCTTCAACGTGCTGATGGCGGGCGTGCTGATGCCGCCGGTGATCCTGGCGATCCCGCAGTACCTGCTGATGGCCAAGGCGGACCTGGCGGACAGCTACTGGTCGGTGCTGCTGCCGCTGGTCCTCTCCCCGTACGGCGTGTACCTGGCCCGGATCTACGCCGCTGCCGCCGTCCCCGCCGACGTGGTGGAGGCCGGGCGGATGGACGGGGCGAGCGAGTGGCGGATCTTCACCCGGATCGCGCTGCCGATGATGGTGCCGGGGCTGGTGACGGTCTTCCTGTTCCAGTTCGTGGCGGTCTGGAACAACTTCCTGCTGCCGTACATCATGCTCAGCGACGACGAGAAGTTCCCGATCACCCTCGGCCTGTTCACGCTCCTCGAACAGGGCTCCAACACGCCGGCGCTCTACACGCTGGTGATCACGGGCGCGCTGCTCGCGGTGATCCCGCTGATCGCGCTGTTCCTGGTCATCCAGCGGTTCTGGAGCCTCGATCTGCTCTCCGGAGCCGTAAAGTCATGA
- a CDS encoding LacI family DNA-binding transcriptional regulator, translating to MTMSNTGGRRKPPTIHDVAREAGVSRGTVSRVLNGGHYVSPTAAEAVNAAIRKTGYVVNRHARSLITGRSDSIGFLLTEPQEKLFEDPNFNVLLRCCTQALAAHDIPLLLMVAGTEDERRRITRYITAGHVDGVLVVSSHSADPVAQELREAGIPLVQCGKPMTPGSKVSYVAADDRDGARDMVRHLLSLGRRRIGVVTGPLDSPGGVDRLAGYKEVLTEAGVEIDERLIASGDYSRASGEAGTDLLLERAPDMDAVFVASDLMAQGALAALRRAGRRVPEDVSVGGFDDSAAATESVPALTTIRQPYDRISNEMVRVLLAQIGGEAPAAVILPTELVRREST from the coding sequence ATGACCATGAGCAACACGGGGGGCAGGCGCAAACCGCCGACCATTCACGACGTGGCGCGCGAGGCGGGAGTCTCCAGGGGAACCGTCTCACGCGTGCTCAACGGCGGTCACTACGTCAGCCCGACGGCAGCCGAGGCGGTCAACGCCGCGATCCGCAAAACGGGTTACGTCGTGAACCGGCACGCCCGCTCGCTGATCACCGGGCGTTCCGACTCCATCGGCTTCCTGCTGACGGAACCGCAGGAGAAGCTCTTCGAGGACCCCAACTTCAATGTCCTGCTGCGGTGTTGCACCCAGGCGCTGGCCGCGCACGACATCCCGCTGCTGCTGATGGTGGCGGGTACGGAGGACGAGCGGCGCCGGATCACGCGGTACATCACGGCGGGCCACGTCGACGGGGTGCTGGTGGTCTCCAGTCACTCCGCGGACCCGGTCGCCCAGGAGCTGCGCGAGGCGGGCATCCCCCTCGTCCAGTGCGGCAAGCCCATGACGCCCGGCTCCAAGGTGAGTTACGTGGCGGCGGACGACCGCGACGGCGCCCGTGACATGGTGCGCCACCTGCTGTCGCTGGGCCGCCGCCGGATCGGTGTGGTGACCGGCCCGCTGGACTCGCCCGGCGGTGTCGACCGCCTCGCCGGCTACAAGGAGGTGCTCACCGAGGCGGGCGTCGAAATCGACGAGCGGCTCATCGCCTCCGGCGACTACAGCCGGGCCAGTGGCGAGGCGGGCACCGACCTCCTGCTGGAGCGGGCCCCCGACATGGACGCCGTGTTCGTGGCGTCCGACCTGATGGCGCAGGGCGCCCTCGCGGCGCTGCGCCGGGCGGGCCGCCGGGTCCCCGAGGACGTGTCCGTGGGCGGCTTCGACGACTCGGCGGCGGCGACGGAGTCCGTCCCCGCCCTCACCACCATCCGCCAGCCCTACGACCGGATCAGCAACGAGATGGTGCGGGTCCTGCTGGCACAGATCGGCGGCGAGGCCCCGGCCGCGGTGATCCTGCCGACGGAGCTGGTGCGGCGGGAGTCGACCTGA
- a CDS encoding VOC family protein produces the protein MNCDSDHRDAENVVSSHSVFGAPCWVSLTSRDLPATEDFYAAVLGWRWRTAKLGDHFRIALADGVPVAGIAGVASLWQMAVAWTPYFAVSDADAAASRARERGGTVAVGPLSFPPGRAALLADRHGASFGIWEGALFTDWETWRKAAPAFIRLHTRDAFDAAIFYGEVLEWATEKPGCCEVHYEANEVVLRSEGEVVARITSGALEAAPDPTIRPHWQVHFSVSDVAARVEAAQHHGGTILTETAHEAVLRDPDGAQFTITSRSGR, from the coding sequence ATGAACTGCGACAGCGATCACCGGGACGCCGAGAACGTCGTCTCCAGCCATTCCGTCTTCGGCGCGCCCTGCTGGGTGAGCCTCACCAGCCGGGACCTGCCGGCCACGGAGGACTTCTACGCCGCCGTGCTGGGCTGGCGATGGCGTACCGCCAAGCTCGGCGACCACTTCCGCATCGCGCTGGCCGACGGTGTGCCGGTCGCCGGGATCGCCGGGGTGGCCTCGCTGTGGCAGATGGCGGTGGCCTGGACCCCGTACTTCGCCGTGTCGGACGCCGACGCGGCCGCCTCCCGGGCCAGGGAGCGCGGCGGCACGGTCGCGGTCGGCCCCCTGTCCTTCCCGCCCGGCCGTGCCGCCCTGCTGGCGGACCGGCACGGCGCCTCCTTCGGGATCTGGGAGGGCGCGCTCTTCACGGACTGGGAGACCTGGCGCAAGGCCGCACCGGCCTTCATCCGGCTGCACACCCGGGACGCCTTCGACGCGGCGATCTTCTACGGCGAGGTCCTGGAGTGGGCCACCGAGAAGCCCGGCTGCTGCGAGGTGCACTACGAGGCGAACGAGGTCGTCCTGCGCAGCGAGGGCGAGGTGGTGGCCCGGATCACCTCCGGCGCGCTGGAGGCCGCGCCCGATCCCACGATCCGCCCGCACTGGCAGGTGCACTTCTCCGTCTCCGACGTGGCCGCCCGGGTCGAGGCCGCCCAGCACCACGGCGGCACGATCCTCACCGAGACCGCGCACGAGGCGGTGCTCCGCGACCCCGACGGCGCCCAGTTCACGATCACGTCCCGCAGCGGACGCTGA
- the glgX gene encoding glycogen debranching protein GlgX: protein MTVRPDREGVPVWSGHPYPLGASYDGTGTNFALFSEVADRVDLVLVDDTGRHRAVPLTEVDGFVWHGRLPGVGPGQRYGYRVHGPWDPAAGHRCDPAKLLLDPYTTAVDGQVDNHPSLREPGADSAGHTMLGVVTDPFFDWGDDRPPRRPYADTVIYEAHVRGLTRTHPDVPPELRGTYAGLAHPAVVEHLTSLGVTAIELMPVHQFVQDGVLQDRGLANYWGYNTIGYFAPHNAYAAHGTRGQQVTEFKSMVKALHAAGLEVILDVVYNHTAEGNEKGPTLSFRGIDNSSYYRLVDGDWAHYYDTTGTGNSLLMRHPYVLQLIMDSLRYWVTEMHVDGFRFDLAATLARQFHEVDRLSAFFDLIQQDPVISRVKLIAEPWDVGEGGYQVGNFPPLWSEWNGKYRDAVRDFWRGRPHMLGEFASRLTGSADLYEHSRRRPRASVNFVTAHDGFTLRDLVSYDDKHNEANGEGNQDGESVNRSWNCGVEGATRDRRVLALRARQQRNLLATLLLSQGIPMIGHGDESGRTQRGNNNAYCQDNEVSWLDWRLDDERRALLAFTRDLIALRAAHPVLRRRRFFRGDTPTRADQPLPDLVWLRPDAREMTDADWDRSDAHAMAVFLNGDAIAERDPRGGPVVDDSFLLLLNSHWEPRVFRLPGTAYGERWATRVDTTAEPDGVPDEAEYKAGAEITVEARGLMLLSRPSRAG, encoded by the coding sequence GTGACCGTACGTCCCGACCGCGAAGGGGTGCCCGTGTGGAGCGGGCACCCCTACCCGCTCGGTGCCTCCTACGACGGCACCGGCACCAACTTCGCGCTCTTCAGCGAGGTCGCCGACCGCGTCGACCTCGTCCTCGTCGACGACACGGGCCGCCATCGCGCCGTCCCGCTCACCGAGGTCGACGGGTTCGTCTGGCACGGCCGGCTCCCCGGCGTCGGCCCCGGGCAGCGCTACGGCTACCGGGTGCACGGCCCCTGGGACCCCGCCGCGGGCCACCGCTGCGATCCGGCGAAACTGCTCCTCGACCCGTACACCACGGCCGTCGACGGGCAGGTGGACAACCACCCCTCGCTCCGCGAACCGGGCGCCGACAGCGCCGGGCACACCATGCTCGGCGTCGTCACCGACCCGTTCTTCGACTGGGGGGACGACCGCCCGCCCCGACGTCCCTACGCCGACACCGTCATCTACGAGGCGCACGTCCGCGGCCTCACCCGCACCCACCCCGACGTTCCCCCCGAACTGCGCGGCACCTACGCCGGGTTGGCGCACCCCGCCGTCGTCGAACACCTCACCTCGCTGGGCGTGACCGCGATCGAGCTGATGCCGGTCCACCAGTTCGTGCAGGACGGCGTCCTCCAGGACCGGGGGCTCGCCAACTACTGGGGCTACAACACCATCGGCTACTTCGCGCCCCACAACGCCTACGCCGCGCACGGCACCCGGGGCCAGCAGGTCACCGAGTTCAAGTCGATGGTCAAGGCCCTGCACGCGGCCGGCCTCGAAGTGATCCTCGACGTGGTCTACAACCACACCGCCGAGGGCAACGAGAAGGGGCCCACCCTCTCCTTCCGGGGCATCGACAACAGCTCCTACTACCGCCTGGTGGACGGCGACTGGGCGCACTACTACGACACCACCGGCACCGGGAACAGCCTCCTGATGCGGCACCCGTACGTCCTGCAACTGATCATGGACTCGCTGCGGTACTGGGTCACCGAGATGCATGTCGACGGATTCCGCTTCGACCTGGCCGCCACCCTGGCCCGTCAGTTCCACGAGGTGGACCGGCTCTCGGCGTTCTTCGACCTGATCCAGCAGGACCCGGTCATCAGCAGGGTCAAACTCATCGCCGAACCCTGGGACGTCGGCGAGGGCGGCTACCAGGTCGGCAACTTCCCCCCACTGTGGTCCGAGTGGAACGGCAAGTACCGTGACGCCGTACGGGACTTCTGGCGTGGCCGTCCCCATATGCTCGGCGAGTTCGCGTCCCGGCTGACCGGCTCCGCCGACCTCTACGAGCACAGCCGGCGCCGCCCCCGCGCGAGCGTCAACTTCGTCACCGCGCACGACGGTTTCACCCTGCGCGACCTGGTCTCCTACGACGACAAGCACAACGAGGCCAACGGCGAGGGCAACCAGGACGGCGAGAGCGTCAACCGCTCCTGGAACTGCGGAGTCGAAGGAGCCACCAGGGACCGGCGCGTCCTCGCCCTGCGCGCCCGACAGCAACGCAATCTGCTGGCCACCCTGCTGCTCTCCCAGGGCATCCCGATGATCGGCCACGGCGACGAGTCGGGCCGCACCCAGCGGGGCAACAACAACGCCTACTGCCAGGACAACGAGGTCTCGTGGCTCGACTGGCGGCTCGACGACGAACGGCGCGCGCTGCTCGCCTTCACCCGCGACCTCATCGCCCTGCGCGCCGCCCATCCGGTGCTGCGCCGCCGCCGCTTCTTCCGGGGCGACACACCGACCCGCGCGGACCAGCCGCTGCCCGACCTGGTGTGGCTGCGGCCGGACGCACGCGAGATGACCGACGCCGACTGGGACCGCTCCGACGCCCACGCCATGGCCGTGTTCCTCAACGGCGACGCCATCGCCGAACGTGACCCCCGCGGCGGCCCCGTCGTCGACGACTCCTTCCTGCTCCTGCTGAACAGCCACTGGGAGCCGCGGGTCTTCCGGCTGCCCGGCACCGCGTACGGCGAGCGCTGGGCGACCCGGGTCGACACGACCGCGGAGCCCGACGGCGTCCCGGACGAGGCCGAGTACAAGGCGGGCGCCGAGATCACCGTCGAGGCGCGGGGGCTGATGCTGCTGTCACGACCCTCCCGGGCCGGCTGA
- a CDS encoding pep a2, whose amino-acid sequence MKTAVPRYYHLDVEVSPERVGQASRILAAHLRFWDLETLVKPVCHSAELLLHAIEEHATDKNTSIEMWWNGHHLISAVAENDRELRPDRELRPCLTRIAALSDGWGCCSTDTGSTVIWFTQRAPVDQSVPLVPTAPEPALPEMLQVPREMPVAALAGAPGGEASDTSAGTR is encoded by the coding sequence ATGAAGACCGCAGTGCCTCGCTACTACCACCTCGACGTGGAAGTCAGTCCGGAACGGGTCGGACAGGCCAGCCGCATCCTGGCCGCTCACCTCCGGTTCTGGGACCTGGAAACCCTCGTCAAGCCCGTCTGCCACAGCGCCGAACTCCTTCTGCACGCCATCGAGGAGCACGCGACGGACAAGAACACGTCGATCGAGATGTGGTGGAACGGTCACCACCTCATCTCGGCGGTGGCCGAGAACGACCGAGAGCTGCGCCCGGACCGGGAGTTGCGCCCCTGCCTGACCCGTATCGCCGCGCTCAGCGACGGCTGGGGCTGCTGCTCCACGGACACCGGCAGCACCGTCATCTGGTTCACCCAGCGGGCACCCGTCGACCAGAGCGTGCCCCTGGTGCCCACGGCGCCCGAACCGGCCCTGCCCGAAATGCTCCAGGTGCCCCGCGAGATGCCCGTCGCGGCGCTCGCCGGCGCTCCCGGCGGCGAGGCCTCGGACACCTCCGCAGGCACGCGGTGA
- a CDS encoding DUF5133 domain-containing protein, with amino-acid sequence MLLPAKNEVARHLRRYRTWERVMLASPTDRAARDSFEDSGYTLCVLMGKRCAREAVAAAERYLRTSLPAYLQEQGDRPQQEPTGKTGKDRTRKGAGKTRTGESRSTRGGPPSGRRSTAGL; translated from the coding sequence ATGCTGCTGCCCGCCAAGAACGAGGTGGCCAGACATCTGCGGCGCTACCGCACCTGGGAACGCGTGATGCTCGCGTCCCCGACCGACCGCGCGGCCCGGGACAGTTTCGAGGACTCGGGCTACACGCTGTGCGTGCTGATGGGCAAACGCTGCGCCCGCGAGGCCGTGGCGGCCGCCGAACGCTATCTGCGGACGAGCCTGCCCGCCTATCTCCAGGAGCAGGGCGACCGTCCCCAGCAGGAACCCACCGGCAAGACCGGTAAGGACCGGACCCGTAAGGGGGCCGGCAAGACCCGGACCGGCGAGAGCCGTTCCACCAGAGGTGGTCCGCCGTCCGGTCGGCGTTCCACGGCAGGGCTGTAG